One window of Pseudomonas sp. FP198 genomic DNA carries:
- a CDS encoding CTP synthase: MTRYIFVTGGVVSSLGKGIASASLAAILEARGLKVTMLKLDPYINVDPGTMSPFQHGEVFVTHDGAETDLDLGHYERFIRTTMTQNNNFTTGRVYEHVLRKERRGDYLGATIQVIPHITDEIKRRIIKGAGDADVAMVEIGGTVGDIESQPFLEAIRQLRFEIGAKRAMLMHLTLVPYIATAGETKTKPTQHSVKELRSIGLQPDVLICRSDHPIDISSRRKIAQFTNVEERAVIGLEDADTIYKIPGILHSQGLDDFVVERFGLQCASADLSEWDAVVDAKLNPEHEVTIAMVGKYMELLDAYKSLIEAMSHAGISNRTKVNLRYIDSEDIENQGTGLLEGADAILVPGGFGLRGVEGKITAVQYARENKVPYLGICLGMQVAVIEFARNVMGWKDANSTEFDRSSGHPVVGLITEWEDATGSVEVRTETSDLGGTMRLGAQECLLEAGSKVHDCYAKDVIVERHRHRYEVNNNLLPQLIEAGLKISGRSGDGALVEVVEAADHPWFVACQFHPEFTSTPRDGHPLFSGFVKAALAQHQKKA, translated from the coding sequence ATGACGCGCTACATATTCGTCACGGGCGGTGTTGTTTCTTCATTGGGGAAAGGCATTGCCTCGGCTTCATTGGCGGCCATCCTGGAGGCGCGGGGACTTAAGGTCACCATGCTCAAGCTGGACCCGTACATCAACGTCGACCCGGGCACCATGAGCCCGTTCCAGCACGGTGAAGTGTTCGTCACCCACGACGGCGCCGAGACCGACCTGGACCTGGGCCACTACGAGCGGTTCATCCGCACGACCATGACCCAGAACAACAACTTCACCACCGGCCGTGTCTATGAGCACGTGCTGCGCAAGGAGCGTCGGGGTGACTACCTGGGCGCGACCATCCAGGTCATTCCGCACATCACCGACGAAATCAAGCGCCGCATCATCAAGGGTGCCGGCGACGCCGACGTGGCGATGGTCGAGATCGGCGGTACCGTGGGCGATATCGAATCCCAGCCGTTCCTCGAGGCCATCCGCCAGCTGCGTTTCGAAATCGGCGCCAAGCGCGCGATGCTGATGCACCTGACACTGGTTCCGTACATTGCTACCGCCGGTGAAACCAAGACCAAGCCGACCCAGCACTCGGTCAAGGAGCTGCGCTCCATCGGCCTGCAGCCGGACGTGCTGATCTGCCGCTCCGACCACCCGATCGATATTTCCTCGCGGCGCAAGATCGCCCAGTTCACCAACGTCGAAGAGCGTGCGGTGATCGGCCTGGAAGACGCCGACACCATCTACAAGATCCCCGGCATCCTGCATTCTCAGGGCCTGGATGACTTCGTCGTCGAGCGCTTCGGCCTGCAATGCGCCAGTGCCGACCTCTCGGAATGGGACGCGGTCGTCGATGCCAAGCTGAACCCGGAGCACGAAGTCACCATCGCCATGGTCGGCAAGTACATGGAGCTACTGGACGCGTACAAGTCGCTGATCGAGGCGATGAGTCATGCCGGCATCAGCAACCGCACCAAGGTCAACCTGCGCTACATCGATTCCGAAGACATCGAGAACCAGGGCACCGGCCTGCTTGAAGGCGCCGATGCGATCCTCGTGCCGGGCGGCTTTGGCCTGCGGGGCGTGGAAGGCAAGATCACCGCGGTGCAATACGCTCGCGAGAACAAGGTGCCTTACCTGGGCATCTGCCTGGGCATGCAAGTGGCAGTCATCGAGTTCGCGCGTAACGTGATGGGCTGGAAGGACGCCAACTCCACCGAATTCGATCGCAGCAGCGGCCACCCGGTCGTGGGTCTGATCACCGAGTGGGAAGACGCCACCGGCTCGGTCGAAGTGCGTACAGAAACTTCCGACCTGGGCGGCACCATGCGCCTCGGAGCCCAGGAGTGCCTGCTGGAAGCTGGCTCCAAGGTGCACGATTGCTACGCCAAGGACGTGATCGTCGAGCGTCACCGCCACCGCTATGAAGTCAACAACAACCTGCTGCCACAACTGATCGAAGCCGGCCTGAAAATCTCCGGCCGCTCCGGTGACGGTGCGTTGGTTGAAGTGGTCGAGGCCGCGGACCACCCGTGGTTCGTCGCTTGCCAGTTCCACCCGGAGTTCACCTCGACACCGCGTGACGGTCATCCGTTGTTCAGCGGTTTCGTGAAAGCCGCATTGGCTCAACACCAGAAGAAGGCATAA
- the kdsA gene encoding 3-deoxy-8-phosphooctulonate synthase, giving the protein MAQKIIRVGDIEIANDKPMVLFGGMNVLESRDMAMQVCEEYVKVTQKLGIPYVFKASFDKANRSSVTSYRGPGLEEGMRIFQDIKQAFGVPIITDVHEPDQAAVVAEVCDIIQLPAFLSRQTDLVVAMAKTGAVINIKKAQFLAPQEMKHILSKCEEAGNDQLILCERGSSFGYNNLVVDMLGFGIMKQFEYPVFFDVTHALQMPGGRSDSAGGRRAQVTELAKAGMSQSLAGLFLEAHPDPDNAKCDGPCALRLNKLEPFLSQLKALDELVKGFPTIETA; this is encoded by the coding sequence ATGGCTCAGAAGATCATCCGCGTCGGCGACATCGAGATTGCCAACGACAAACCCATGGTACTGTTCGGCGGCATGAACGTGCTGGAAAGCCGCGACATGGCTATGCAGGTCTGTGAGGAGTACGTCAAGGTCACCCAGAAGCTGGGCATTCCTTACGTGTTCAAGGCCAGCTTCGACAAGGCCAACCGTTCATCCGTGACTTCCTACCGTGGTCCGGGCCTGGAAGAGGGCATGCGGATCTTCCAGGACATCAAGCAAGCGTTCGGCGTGCCGATCATCACCGACGTGCACGAGCCTGACCAGGCCGCGGTTGTCGCCGAGGTCTGCGACATCATCCAGCTGCCGGCCTTCCTGTCGCGCCAGACCGACCTGGTGGTCGCGATGGCCAAGACCGGCGCGGTGATCAACATCAAGAAAGCCCAGTTCCTCGCGCCCCAGGAAATGAAACACATCCTGAGCAAGTGCGAAGAGGCCGGCAACGATCAGTTGATCCTCTGCGAGCGCGGTTCGAGCTTCGGCTACAACAACCTGGTGGTGGACATGCTCGGCTTCGGCATCATGAAGCAGTTCGAGTACCCGGTATTCTTCGACGTTACTCATGCGCTGCAGATGCCCGGCGGTCGTTCCGATTCCGCGGGCGGTCGTCGCGCCCAGGTCACCGAGCTGGCCAAGGCCGGCATGAGCCAGTCCTTGGCGGGCCTGTTCCTCGAAGCCCACCCTGATCCGGACAACGCCAAGTGCGACGGCCCTTGTGCCCTGCGCTTGAACAAGCTGGAACCTTTCCTGTCTCAGCTCAAGGCGCTGGACGAGCTGGTCAAGGGTTTTCCGACGATAGAAACCGCGTAA
- the eno gene encoding phosphopyruvate hydratase, with translation MAKIVDIKGREVLDSRGNPTVEADVLLDNGIIGSACAPSGASTGSREALELRDGDKSRYLGKGVLKAVANINGPIRDLLLGKDPADQKALDQAMIKLDGTENKATLGANAILAVSLAAAKAAAQDQDLPLYAHIANLNGTPGVYSMPVPMMNIINGGEHADNNVDIQEFMVQPVGAKSFSEGLRMGTEIFHHLKAVLKARGLSTAVGDEGGFAPNLASNEDALKVISEAVANAGYKLGTDVTLALDCAASEFFEDGKYNLSGEGQVFTAEGFADYLKGLTERYPIISIEDGLDESDWAGWKILTDKIGEKTQLVGDDLFVTNTKILKEGIDKKIANSILIKFNQIGTLTETLEAIQMAKAAGYTAVISHRSGETEDSTIADLAVGTAAGQIKTGSLCRSDRVSKYNQLLRIEEQLNGKAKYNGRAEFRG, from the coding sequence ATGGCAAAAATCGTCGACATCAAAGGTCGTGAAGTTCTCGACTCCCGTGGCAACCCCACTGTCGAAGCGGACGTGCTTCTCGACAACGGCATCATCGGCAGCGCCTGCGCGCCGTCCGGTGCTTCCACTGGCTCGCGCGAAGCGCTGGAGCTGCGTGATGGCGACAAGAGCCGTTACCTGGGCAAGGGCGTGCTGAAAGCCGTCGCCAACATCAACGGTCCGATCCGCGACCTGTTGCTGGGCAAGGACCCTGCCGACCAGAAAGCCCTCGACCAGGCCATGATCAAACTCGACGGTACCGAAAACAAAGCGACCCTGGGCGCCAACGCGATCCTCGCCGTTTCCCTGGCCGCCGCCAAGGCTGCCGCCCAGGACCAGGACCTGCCGCTGTACGCGCACATCGCCAACCTGAACGGTACCCCGGGCGTCTACTCGATGCCGGTGCCGATGATGAACATCATCAACGGCGGCGAGCATGCCGATAACAACGTCGACATCCAGGAATTCATGGTCCAGCCGGTCGGCGCCAAGTCCTTCTCCGAAGGCCTGCGTATGGGCACCGAGATTTTCCATCACCTCAAGGCCGTGCTGAAGGCCCGTGGCCTGAGCACCGCGGTTGGCGACGAAGGCGGCTTCGCGCCGAACCTGGCGTCCAACGAAGACGCGCTGAAAGTGATCTCCGAAGCCGTGGCCAACGCTGGCTACAAGCTGGGCACCGACGTGACCCTGGCCCTGGACTGCGCGGCCAGTGAGTTCTTCGAAGACGGTAAATACAATCTGTCCGGCGAAGGCCAGGTGTTCACCGCCGAAGGTTTTGCCGACTACCTCAAGGGCTTGACCGAGCGCTACCCGATCATCTCCATCGAAGATGGCCTGGACGAGTCCGACTGGGCTGGCTGGAAAATCCTCACCGACAAGATCGGCGAGAAAACCCAGCTGGTGGGTGACGACCTGTTCGTGACCAACACCAAGATCCTGAAAGAGGGCATCGACAAGAAGATCGCCAACTCGATCCTGATCAAGTTCAACCAGATCGGTACCCTGACCGAAACCCTGGAAGCCATCCAGATGGCCAAGGCTGCCGGCTACACCGCGGTAATCTCCCACCGTTCCGGTGAAACCGAAGATTCGACCATCGCCGACCTGGCCGTGGGTACTGCGGCAGGCCAGATCAAGACCGGTTCCCTGTGCCGTTCCGACCGCGTTTCCAAGTACAACCAACTGCTGCGTATCGAAGAGCAGTTGAACGGCAAGGCCAAGTACAACGGCCGTGCCGAGTTTCGCGGCTAA
- the ftsB gene encoding cell division protein FtsB has product MRSPNWLFLVLLLLLAGLQYRLWVGNGSLAQVADLTQQIADQHAENEALLERNRVMDAEVTELKKGMETVEERARHELGMVKEGETLYQLAQ; this is encoded by the coding sequence ATGCGCAGTCCCAATTGGTTGTTTCTTGTCTTGCTTCTCTTGCTGGCCGGCTTGCAGTACCGCCTGTGGGTGGGTAACGGCAGCCTGGCGCAAGTGGCCGACCTGACTCAGCAAATTGCCGACCAGCATGCTGAAAACGAGGCGCTGCTGGAGCGTAACCGGGTAATGGACGCCGAAGTGACAGAGCTGAAAAAAGGCATGGAAACCGTTGAAGAGCGGGCTCGACATGAGCTGGGCATGGTCAAGGAGGGCGAAACCCTCTACCAGTTGGCCCAATGA
- the ispD gene encoding 2-C-methyl-D-erythritol 4-phosphate cytidylyltransferase produces MSIRLPAFWAVIPAAGVGARMAADRPKQYLQLGGRTILEHSLGCFLDHPTVKGVVVSVAQDDPYWPTLACASDPRIQRVAGGEQRSDSVLNALLHLHEQGADDFDWVLVHDAARPNLARGDLDTLLHELANDPVGGLLAVPARDTLKRVDKHGRVLETIDRSVIWQAYTPQMFRLGALHRALADSLVADALITDEASAMEWAGQAPRLIEGRSDNIKVTRPEDLEWLRQRWANRR; encoded by the coding sequence ATGAGTATTCGTTTGCCGGCCTTCTGGGCCGTGATTCCTGCCGCGGGCGTTGGCGCCCGCATGGCCGCGGACCGTCCCAAGCAATATCTGCAACTGGGCGGACGTACCATTCTCGAACACAGCCTTGGCTGTTTTCTCGACCACCCAACCGTCAAGGGCGTGGTGGTCAGCGTTGCACAGGACGACCCTTACTGGCCGACACTGGCCTGCGCCAGCGATCCTCGAATCCAGCGTGTGGCCGGCGGTGAGCAGCGTTCCGATTCGGTGCTCAATGCCTTGTTGCACCTTCATGAACAAGGCGCCGACGATTTCGATTGGGTGCTGGTGCATGACGCCGCGCGGCCCAATCTGGCGCGGGGCGATCTCGACACATTGCTCCATGAGCTGGCGAACGATCCGGTCGGCGGTCTGTTGGCGGTACCGGCGCGCGATACGCTCAAGCGCGTCGACAAGCATGGCCGTGTGCTGGAAACAATCGATCGCAGCGTGATCTGGCAAGCCTACACGCCACAGATGTTCCGCCTCGGCGCCTTGCATCGGGCCCTGGCCGACAGCCTGGTGGCGGATGCACTGATCACCGACGAAGCTTCGGCCATGGAATGGGCGGGGCAGGCGCCTCGGTTGATCGAAGGGCGATCTGACAACATCAAGGTAACCCGGCCGGAAGACCTGGAGTGGTTGCGCCAGCGTTGGGCTAATCGGCGTTGA
- a CDS encoding LysR substrate-binding domain-containing protein codes for MYDNRWEGIDEFVAVAECSQFTAAAERLGVSSSHISRQIVRLEERLQTRLLYRSTRRVTLTEAGQTFLQHCQRLQDGREEALRAVGDLTSEPKGMLRMTCAVAYGERFIVPLVTRFMGLYPQLRVDIELSNRPLDLVHESLDLAIRLGRLQDSRLVATRLAPRRMYLCASPSYLERYGRPHSVSELSRHNCLIGSSDIWQLEQNGREFSQRVQGNWRCNSGQAVLDAALQGVGLCQLPDYYVLEHLHSGALISLLEAHQPPNTAVWALYPQQRHLSPKVRKLVDYLKEGLAERPEYRG; via the coding sequence ATGTATGACAATCGCTGGGAAGGCATCGACGAGTTCGTCGCCGTGGCCGAATGCAGCCAGTTCACCGCGGCGGCCGAGCGCCTCGGGGTTTCGTCTTCGCACATCAGTCGACAAATCGTACGGCTGGAAGAGCGTCTGCAGACACGATTGCTCTATCGCAGTACCCGGCGTGTGACCCTCACCGAGGCTGGTCAGACTTTTCTGCAGCATTGCCAGCGCCTGCAGGACGGACGCGAGGAAGCGCTGCGGGCGGTGGGTGATCTCACCAGCGAACCCAAGGGCATGCTGCGAATGACCTGCGCCGTGGCCTACGGCGAGCGCTTTATCGTGCCGCTGGTGACGCGGTTCATGGGGCTGTACCCGCAACTGCGAGTAGACATCGAACTGAGCAATCGCCCACTGGACCTGGTTCACGAAAGTCTGGACCTGGCGATTCGCCTCGGCCGCCTGCAGGACTCGCGCCTGGTCGCGACACGCCTGGCGCCGCGGCGCATGTATCTCTGTGCTTCACCGTCCTATCTGGAACGCTATGGTCGGCCCCACAGTGTGTCGGAACTGAGCCGTCACAACTGCCTGATCGGCAGCTCCGACATTTGGCAACTGGAGCAGAACGGGCGGGAATTTTCTCAACGGGTGCAGGGAAACTGGCGTTGTAACAGTGGGCAAGCGGTGCTTGATGCGGCGCTGCAAGGGGTGGGTTTGTGCCAATTGCCGGATTATTACGTGCTTGAGCATCTGCACAGCGGTGCACTGATCTCTTTGCTGGAGGCTCATCAACCGCCGAACACAGCGGTTTGGGCGTTGTACCCGCAGCAACGGCATTTGTCGCCCAAGGTGCGCAAGTTGGTGGATTACTTGAAGGAGGGGTTGGCTGAGCGGCCGGAGTATCGGGGGTGA